From the genome of Impatiens glandulifera chromosome 9, dImpGla2.1, whole genome shotgun sequence, one region includes:
- the LOC124916370 gene encoding serine carboxypeptidase-like 31 translates to MNVNILIILLDILFILEPVTGNGDGQMPKEKQVNSTSQQGDEDLVKDLPGQPKVGFRHYAGYVNVNQQNGRSLFYWFYEASTLPENKPLVLWLNGGPGCSSVGYGATQEIGPFIVDADGHTLKFNTYAWNQEANMLFLESPVGVGFSYSNTTADYKKLGDDFTANDTYVFLHNWFLKFPSYRKRTFYMAGESYAGKYIPELADLILNKNTNSSLFIDLKGILLGNPETSEIEDWKGQIDYAWSHAVVSDETHKTIQDNCVYKRNGPEGNEQCKKAVDEVFNQYDKIDIYSLYTPKCPSLASTYVFNNNSKMMPRILGGYDPCLDNYATKYYNRADVQRALHVSSDGIHVKNWTICNMEIFNKWGDSKESVLPIYTRLIKSGMRIWVYSGDADGRVPVLSTRYSLNTLKLPIVKSWSPWYHQKQVVGWLQEYKGLTFATFRGAGHAVPLFKPAESLAFFSSFIRGDLPPLKQ, encoded by the exons atgaATGTGAATATTCTAATAATTCTTTTggatattctttttat TCTAGAGCCTGTTACAGGCAATGGGGATGGCCAAATGCCCAAAGAGAAACAAGTCAATAGTACTTCCCAGCAGGGAGACGAGGATCTAGTGAAGGACTTGCCTGGTCAGCCTAAGGTTGGTTTCAGACACTATGCTGGCTATGTAAACGTCAACCAACAAAATGGAAGATCGCTCTTCTACTGGTTCTATGAGGCCTCAACCTTACCAgaaaataaacctttggttctTTGGCTCAATGGAG GGCCTGGATGCTCTTCTGTGGGATATGGAGCAACACAAGAGATAGGACCCTTTATTGTGGACGCAGATGGCCACACTCTTAAATTTAACACTTATGCATGGAATCAAg AAGCAAACATGTTGTTCTTGGAATCTCCTGTTGGTGTCGGTTTTTCATATTCAAACACCACTGCTGATTATAAAAAACTTGGAGATGACTTCACAG CGAACGACACTTATGTTTTTCTGCACAATTGGTTTCTCAAATTTCCATCGTATAGAAAACGAACCTTTTACATGGCCGGGGAAAGCTATGCTG GTAAATATATTCCCGAGCTGGCTGATTTAATTCTCAACAAGAACACCAATTCCTCTCTATTCATCGATCTCAAGGGTATCTTG CTTGGAAATCCTGAAACGTCTGAGATCGAGGACTGGAAGGGACAGATCGATTACGCGTGGAGCCACGCAGTGGTGTCGGATGAGACCCACAAAACTATACAAGACAATTGCGTTTACAAAAGAAACGGCCCGGAGGGTAATGAGCAATGCAAAAAAGCTGTTGATGAAGTTTTCAACCAATACGATAAAATAGACATCTACAGTCTCTACACACCAAAATGCCCTTCGCTGGCCAGCACTTACGTGTTCAACAACAACTCTAAAATG ATGCCTAGGATCTTGGGCGGCTACGATCCTTGTCTGGACAATTACGCTACCAAATATTACAACAGAGCAGACGTCCAGAGGGCACTCCATGTTAGCAGCGATGGCATCCATGTAAAGAACTGGACCATATgcaa CATGGAAATATTCAACAAGTGGGGGGATTCAAAGGAATCTGTTCTCCCTATATACACAAGGCTTATTAAGTCCGGGATGAGAATATGGGTTTACAG CGGAGACGCAGACGGGAGGGTCCCTGTGTTATCGACAAGATATAGCTTAAACACTTTAAAACTTCCAATTGTCAAATCATGGAGCCCTTGGTATCACCAGAAGCAG GTTGTTGGTTGGCTTCAAGAATACAAAGGGCTGACTTTCGCGACTTTTAGAGGAGCTGGGCACGCAGTACCCCTCTTCAAACCGGCAGAGTCTCTAGCCTTCTTCTCATCCTTCATTCGGGGAGACTTGCCTCCTTTAAAGCAATAG
- the LOC124915435 gene encoding transcription factor bHLH112-like isoform X2, whose protein sequence is MFRDINMGNEFRGSVCGETRWNIPAAIGFTPSSDLETFGSSSWGIKGILSQCAAEDNSRHVLDSGSNLVDGDYLLDSTLQINGGAAATIMEDWSQTTFNNSSTGGERNYHSQILQEEMNSDQFHGGGDAQDLNLTSPNPAAFFLDQINTYGFPYENRQLTMAYDHHHASSSTNFSTDDQVLSAAPNNSPFSPSIFSDQTPLPMWNTSTNFFPSSTVPISSCLMDSSDNLDESISHTDLNSLAKSKKKIKNYNSDHQQQQPLITKRPRIETPSHLPTFKVRKEKMGDRITALQQLVSPFGKTDTASVLHEAIDYIKFLHDQVNALSSPYLKNGNPINQQLHQQINEHMMKKSTKRVDLKSRGLCLVPISISSTFPVASETTADFWTPTTTFGGGFR, encoded by the exons ATGTTTAGAGATATTAATATGGGAAATGAATTCCGAGGCAGCGTTTGCGGTGAAACGCGATGGAATATTCCGGCGGCGATTGGCTTCACTCCATCCAGCGATCTTGAAACCTTCGGATCATCATCATGGGGCATCAAGGGAATACTTTCGCAGTGCGCCGCCGAAGATAATTCCCGACATGTTCTAGATTCCGGCAGTAACCTCGTCGACGGTGACTACTTGCTGGATTCAACCCTTCAGATCAACGGCGGCGCCGCCGCCACAATAATGGAAGACTGGAGCCAAACAACCTTCAACAA TAGCAGTACTGGCGGTGAGAGAAACTACCATTCCCAAATTCTACAAGAAGAAATGAATTCCGATCAATTTCACGGCGGCGGCGATGCACAAGATCTCAATTTGACAAGCCCAAACCCAGCAGCCTTCTTTCTCGACCAAATCAATACATATGGATTTCCATATGAAAATCGACAACTGACCATGGCTTATGATCATCACCATgcatcatcttcaacaaatttcTCTACTGATGATCAAGTGCTTTCAGCTGCTCCTAATAATTCTCCTTTTAGCCCTTCAATTTTCTCCGACCAGACACCACTACCTATGTGGAACACATCCACTAACTTCTTTCCATCTTCAACAGTACCAATATCAAGCTGTTTAATGGATTCCTCTGATAATCTTGATGAATCAATATCTCATACTGATTTAAATTCATTGGCCAAGTCCAAGAAGAAAATCAAGAATTACAACTCTGACCACCAGCAGCAGCAGCCATTAATTACTAAGAGGCCGAGAATTGAAACACCATCGCACTTACCAACTTTCAAG GTCAGAAAGGAAAAGATGGGGGATCGAATAACTGCGTTACAACAACTGGTTTCTCCTTTTGGAAAG ACTGATACCGCATCTGTTCTTCACGAAGCCATAGACTACATCAAGTTTCTCCACGATCAAGTTAAT GCTTTAAGTAGTCcttatttgaaaaatggaaACCCCATTAATCAACAATTACACCAACAG ATTAATGAACATATGATGAAGAAATCCACAAAGAGAGTGGATTTAAAAAGCAGAGGGTTATGTTTGGTTCCGATATCGATATCGAGCACATTTCCGGTAGCCAGCGAGACAACAGCCGATTTCTGGACGCCAACGACGACATTCGGAGGGGGGTTCAGGTAG
- the LOC124915435 gene encoding transcription factor bHLH112-like isoform X1 — protein sequence MFRDINMGNEFRGSVCGETRWNIPAAIGFTPSSDLETFGSSSWGIKGILSQCAAEDNSRHVLDSGSNLVDGDYLLDSTLQINGGAAATIMEDWSQTTFNNSSSTGGERNYHSQILQEEMNSDQFHGGGDAQDLNLTSPNPAAFFLDQINTYGFPYENRQLTMAYDHHHASSSTNFSTDDQVLSAAPNNSPFSPSIFSDQTPLPMWNTSTNFFPSSTVPISSCLMDSSDNLDESISHTDLNSLAKSKKKIKNYNSDHQQQQPLITKRPRIETPSHLPTFKVRKEKMGDRITALQQLVSPFGKTDTASVLHEAIDYIKFLHDQVNALSSPYLKNGNPINQQLHQQINEHMMKKSTKRVDLKSRGLCLVPISISSTFPVASETTADFWTPTTTFGGGFR from the exons ATGTTTAGAGATATTAATATGGGAAATGAATTCCGAGGCAGCGTTTGCGGTGAAACGCGATGGAATATTCCGGCGGCGATTGGCTTCACTCCATCCAGCGATCTTGAAACCTTCGGATCATCATCATGGGGCATCAAGGGAATACTTTCGCAGTGCGCCGCCGAAGATAATTCCCGACATGTTCTAGATTCCGGCAGTAACCTCGTCGACGGTGACTACTTGCTGGATTCAACCCTTCAGATCAACGGCGGCGCCGCCGCCACAATAATGGAAGACTGGAGCCAAACAACCTTCAACAA CAGTAGCAGTACTGGCGGTGAGAGAAACTACCATTCCCAAATTCTACAAGAAGAAATGAATTCCGATCAATTTCACGGCGGCGGCGATGCACAAGATCTCAATTTGACAAGCCCAAACCCAGCAGCCTTCTTTCTCGACCAAATCAATACATATGGATTTCCATATGAAAATCGACAACTGACCATGGCTTATGATCATCACCATgcatcatcttcaacaaatttcTCTACTGATGATCAAGTGCTTTCAGCTGCTCCTAATAATTCTCCTTTTAGCCCTTCAATTTTCTCCGACCAGACACCACTACCTATGTGGAACACATCCACTAACTTCTTTCCATCTTCAACAGTACCAATATCAAGCTGTTTAATGGATTCCTCTGATAATCTTGATGAATCAATATCTCATACTGATTTAAATTCATTGGCCAAGTCCAAGAAGAAAATCAAGAATTACAACTCTGACCACCAGCAGCAGCAGCCATTAATTACTAAGAGGCCGAGAATTGAAACACCATCGCACTTACCAACTTTCAAG GTCAGAAAGGAAAAGATGGGGGATCGAATAACTGCGTTACAACAACTGGTTTCTCCTTTTGGAAAG ACTGATACCGCATCTGTTCTTCACGAAGCCATAGACTACATCAAGTTTCTCCACGATCAAGTTAAT GCTTTAAGTAGTCcttatttgaaaaatggaaACCCCATTAATCAACAATTACACCAACAG ATTAATGAACATATGATGAAGAAATCCACAAAGAGAGTGGATTTAAAAAGCAGAGGGTTATGTTTGGTTCCGATATCGATATCGAGCACATTTCCGGTAGCCAGCGAGACAACAGCCGATTTCTGGACGCCAACGACGACATTCGGAGGGGGGTTCAGGTAG